The Sander vitreus isolate 19-12246 chromosome 5, sanVit1, whole genome shotgun sequence genome includes a region encoding these proteins:
- the hip1rb gene encoding huntingtin interacting protein 1 related b, whose translation MNSIKRVPTRVKSGRTDLGAEREHFDKQQLNSISKAITSAETPVKEKHVRRIILGTHREKGAYTFWSYALGFPLASSSILSWKFCHVLHKVLRDGHRNVLQDCMRHHSSLVEIGKLWSNLHDKYGQLVALYTKLLCTKMEFHVKHSEIPPNLEATDEVLERTAGTDINNVFQLTVEVFDYLDAELRLAETVIRQLNTSIAISTLTSGQCRLAPLIQVIQDCSHLYHFTVKLLFKLHACLPADTLQGHRDRFHDQFHSLKTFFNKARDMLYFKRLIQIPKLPDSPPNFLHAASLAKHVKPVVVIPDEYEPEQQDDDDDDPEPLIEISEASTASIQPQQLDIFDQTFGPPNGGLNDRDLQIESLKLDLESLRAELGRVKAEAQRYITQLKSQINSLEAELEEQRAQKQHALVENEQLRMELEATRRRNAEHESSQAFFIEAEKRAQATEQRYNKMKEKHTELVASHAELLRKSADTVKMLSATQQTQEEVERTKQQLSFEVDRIKQEADTKLEEQKFEMEKLKRQLEEKMAEMMRIKGTLQSSEKTTEEMNSSVTALQAEKERLMRSVSEKEAELSCLRQAAQVQQSSLQQERERNSRELGELQGKLQEKSSQEEQLKQKLLEEQFALLQGTVTEAENIIQDAVAKLDDPLHIRCTSSPDYLVSRAEATLGSVDKVKKGHADYLSNMRDAGGLLRALTQFSHLAADTIINGSATAHMAPTDHADRLTENCRGCATQSLQFFRDLKSKTTLPRADPASIRVIVQKILHLGQELRPKGMDIRQDELGDLVEKEMAATSAAIEEAVRRIDEMMNQARKDTSGIKLEVNERILNSCTDLMKAIRMLIIASTDLQKEIVESGKGAATIQEFYVRNSRWTEGLISAAKAVGWGATEMVESADKVVLHTGKYEELIVCSHEIAASTAQLVAASKVKADRNSKKLSVLQQASRHVNEMAANVVGSTRTGQEHLEEKETMDFSGMSVIKLRKEEMESQVKLLELESQLENERLRLGELRKKHYELAGVPLEQVSEGNGETSLLANPVTMSPKPSKPALLKKPALAQKPNVYSKTTFK comes from the exons ATGAACAGCATCAAACGTGTGCCCACACGGGTGAAATCCGGGCGGACTGATCTCGGAGCGGAGAGGGAACATTTTGACAAGCAGCAG CTGAACAGCATCAGCAAGGCCATCACCTCTGCTGAGACGCCTGTGAAGGAGAAACATGTACGAC GAATCATCCTGGGGACTCACAGGGAGAAGGGAGCCTACACTTTTTGGTCCTATGCTCTGGGCTTCCCTCTGGCCAGCAGCTCCATCCTCAGCTGGAAGTTCTGCCACGTACTGCACAAAGTCCTGCGGGACGGACACCGCAAT GTTCTACAAGACTGCATGAGGCATCACAGTTCTCTAGTTGAAATTGGAAAACTATGG AGCAACCTCCATGACAAATATGGACAGCTGGTGGCTCTGTATACCAAGCTGCTCTGCACAAAAATGGAGTTTCATGTGAAG CATTCAGAAATCCCACCGAACCTGGAGGCCACAGATGAAGTCCTGGAGCGCACTGCAGGAACGGACATTAATAATGT GTTCCAGCTCACAGTTGAGGTGTTTGATTACTTGGACGCAGAGCTGAGGCTGGCCGAgacag TGATCCGACAGCTCAACACATCCATCGCCATCTCCACTCTCACATCAGGCCAGTGTCGGCTGGCCCCACTCATCCAAGTCATCCAGGACTGTAGTCACCTCTACCACTTCACCGTCAAGCTGCTATTCAAGCTGCATGCCT GTCTCCCCGCTGACACTTTACAAGGTCACCGTGATCGTTTTCATGACCAGTTCCACAG TCTTAAGACCTTCTTCAATAAAGCCAGAGACATGCTGTACTTCAAGAGACTGATCCAGATTCCCAAGCTGCCTGAT TCCCCACCGAACTTCCTGCATGCAGCCTCACTGGCCAAGCACGTGAAGCCAGTGGTGGTCATCCCTGATGAGTACGAACCAGAGCaacaagatgatgatgatgacgatccAGAGCCGCTTATCGAGATCAGCGAAGCCTCAACAGCCAGCATACAGCCACAG CAACTGGACATATTTGATCAGACGTTTGGACCTCCAAATGGAGGCCTTAATGACAG AGATCTACAGATTGAGAGCCTGAAGCTGGACTTGGAGTCGTTGAGAGCAGAACTGGGGAGAGTCAAAGCAGAG GCTCAGCGTTACATCACACAGCTGAAGTCCCAAATCAACAGTTTAGAGGCAGAACTAGAAGAACAGCGTGCACAGAAACAACATGCTCTTGTGGAAAATGAACAACTGCGCATGGAGCTGGAGGCTACGCGTCGCCGAAACGCAGAACATGAGAGCTCACAGGCCTTTTTCATTGAAGCAGAAA AAAGAGCGCAGGCCACTGAGCAGCGGTACAATAAGATGAAGGAGAAGCACACAGAGCTGGTGGCCAGCCATGCTGAACTACTTCGGAAG AGTGCAGACACTGTAAAGATGCTATCAGCAACCCAGCAGACCCAAGAAGAAGTGGAGAGGACCAAACAGCAGCTGTCGTTTGAGGTTGATCGAATAAAACAGGAAGCTGACACAAAG CTGGAAGAGCAGAAGTTTGAAATGGAGAAGCTGAAGAGACAGCTGGAGGAGAAGATGGCAGAAATGATGCGCATCAAGGGGACTCTGCAGAGCAGCGAGAAG ACAACGGAGGAAATGAACAGCTCAGTGACGGCTCTGCAGGCAGAGAAGGAGCGTCTGATGCGATCTGTGAGTGAGAAGGAGGCGGAGCTGTCGTGTCTGCGGCAAGCTGCGCAGGTGCAGCAGTCGTCACTTCAACAGGAGCGAGAGAGGAACAGCAGGGAGCTGGGAGAGCTGCAGGGAAAACTGCAGGAGAAG tCAAGTCAGGAGGAGCAGCTGAAGCAGAAGCTTCTGGAGGAGCAGTTTGCTCTGCTGCAAGGCACTGTCACAGAGGCTGAGAACATCATCCAAGATGCTGTTGCTAAACTGGATGATCCCCTTCATATACGCTGCACCAGCTCTCCAG ATTACCTCGTAAGTCGGGCGGAGGCCACATTGGGCTCCGTAGACAAGGTGAAAAAGGGCCATGCAGATTATCTGAGTAACATGAGGG ATGCTGGAGGGCTGCTGAGGGCTCTGACCCAGTTCTCCCACTTGGCTGCGGATACAATCATCAATGGCAGCGCCACTGCACACATGGCACCTACTGACCATGCAGACC GACTGACAGAGAACTGCAGAGGCTGTGCCACTCAGAGTCTGCAGTTCTTCCGGGACCTGAAGTCCAAGACCACCCTCCCAAGGGCGGACCCGGCCTCCATTCGTGTAATTGTTCAAAAGATCCTGCACTTGGGCCAG GAGCTGCGGCCAAAAGGCATGGACATTCGTCAGGATGAGCTAGGAGATCTGGTCGAAAAGGAAATGGCTGCAACATCAGCCGCTATTGAGGAGGCAGTCCGCAGGATTGAT GAAATGATGAATCAGGCACGAAAGGACACATCAGGAATTAAACTGGAGGTCAATGAAAG AATCCTCAACAGCTGCACAGACCTGATGAAG GCCATCCGCATGCTTATCATAGCATCTACAGACTTGCAGAAGGAGATTGTCGAGAGTGGGAAG GGCGCCGCCACCATTCAGGAGTTCTACGTCAGAAACTCCCGCTGGACTGAAGGACTCATCTCTGCTGCCAAGGCTGTGGGATGGGGAGCCACTGAGATGGT GGAGTCTGCTGATAAGGTGGTGCTGCACACAGGCAAATACGAAGAGTTGATTGTCTGCTCCCACGAGATTGCTGCTAGCACAGCACAGCTGGTTGCTGCCTCAAAG GTTAAGGCAGACCGCAACAGTAAGAAGCTGTCAGTTCTCCAGCAGGCTTCTCGCCATGTGAATGAAATGGCAGCTAATGTGGTTGGCTCAACAAGGACGGGCCAGGAGCACCTGGAGGAAAAAG AAACCATGGACTTCTCTGGGATGTCGGTCATCAAGttgagaaaagaagaaatggaGTCACAG GTGAAGCTACTGGAATTAGAAAGTCAGTTGGAGAACGAGCGTCTGCGTTTGGGCGAGCTGAGGAAAAAGCACTATGAGTTGGCGGGAGTTCCTTTAGAGCAGGTTTCTGAGGGGAACGGTGAAACCTCCTTGCTGGCCAATCCTGTCACCATGTCACCAAAACCCAGCAAGCCTGCTCTCTTGAAGAAACCTGCGTTGGCCCAGAAACCCAACGTATACTCCAAAACCACG TTTAAGTAA
- the LOC144518260 gene encoding hydroxycarboxylic acid receptor 2-like, translating to MKCNFNGTLLISVLPPLLVTEFILGLLGNGLALWIFCFYLKPWKSSTVLLFNLAMADFLLIMALPFRASYYISEIEWSFGGALCNTCLFMLAMNRSGSTLFLMAIAVDRYMRVVHPYHPINSLSISKAMCGALAIWLLTISISAHVFTLQHNNTTYCESFMIETKAHSNLSWHKFTFLFSFYMPLFVILYCTFQIIGHLRRRQLAQHAKIKKALCFITVVVVLFIICFLPSNITQLLIWIKFQQIASPIISDSEVCPALEDLTITFYITISLTYLNSVLDPVVYYFSSSIFKNICRKALHLSQADTAESAEKKTRETGPQSLSQL from the coding sequence ATGAAATGCAATTTCAATGGAACTCTGCTGATCAGTGTGCTCCCTCCACTGTTGGTGACAGAATTTATTTTGGGACTCCTTGGAAATGGTTTGGCTCTCTGGATCTTCTGCTTCTACCTGAAGCCCTGGAAGAGCAGCACGGTGTTACTCTTTAACCTGGCAATGGCTGACTTTCTGCTCATCATGGCTTTGCCTTTCCGTGCCAGCTACTACATCTCTGAGATCGAGTGGAGCTTTGGAGGCGCTCTCTGCAACACCTGCCTCTTCATGTTGGCAATGAACCGCAGTGGAAGTACCCTCTTCTTGATGGCTATCGCTGTGGATAGATACATGCGTGTGGTGCATCCCTATCATCCCATCAACTCTCTGAGTATCTCCAAAGCCATGTGTGGAGCACTTGCAATATGGTTGCTCACCATCTCAATATCAGCTCATGTCTTCACTCTGCAACACAACAATACAACCTACTGTGAGAGCTTCATGATTGAGACTAAAGCCCACAGTAATCTGAGCTGGCATAAATTTACGTTCCTCTTTTCCTTCTATATGCCTTTGTTTGTGATTCTCTACTGCACATTCCAAATTATTGGCCACCTGAGAAGGAGACAGTTGGCCCAGCATGCAAAGATTAAGAAGGCTCTGTGCTTCATCACAGTAGTGGTGGTGCTCTTCATCATTTGCTTCCTCCCGAGCAACATCACGCAGCTGCTGATTTGGATCAAGTTCCAACAAATAGCCAGCCCCATCATCTCTGATTCTGAAGTCTGCCCTGCTCTGGAAGACCTGACCATCACGTTTTACATCACCATTAGCCTGACCTATCTCAACAGCGTGCTGGACCCTGTGGTTTACTACTTCTCCAGCTCTATCTTCAAGAACATCTGCAGGAAAGCTCTTCATCTGTCCCAAGCAGACACTGCTGAAAGTGCAGAGAAGAAAACTCGAGAAACAGGCCCCCAGTCGCTCAGCCAGCTGTGA